The segment CGCTGCCCTGAGTGCGCAGCTCCTTGAGCAGGTCAAGGTCGACATCGGTGATCAGGGTTGTCTCGATACCCGGCGTGACCTCTGAGGCAATGGCATCATGGGGGAAGGGAAAATCCGACGGCGTGAAGATGGCGGATTGGGAATATTGGATACCCATGGTCTCGACCTTGGGGATATTGCCGACACTGCCGGAGATGGCAACAAAGCATTCGTTTTCGATGGCCCGGGCCTGGGCGCAACGCCTGACCCGCAGATAACCATTCTTGGTATCGGTCCAAAACGGTACCAGCAGCATCTTCATGCCCTTCAGGGTCTGCAGTCGCGCCAACTCCGGGAACTCAACATCGTAACAGATGAGTATCCCGATTTTGCCGACGTCGGTGTCAAAAACCTTCAGGTCATGGCCGCCGGTAAAGCCCCAATGGGCATCTTCTTCCGGAGTGATATGCAGCTTGGTCTGGCTGTCCCAGGTTCCGTCGCGGCGGCACAGAAAGCTGACATTGTGCAGGGTGCCGTCTTCCTGAAGTTGGGGCACGCTACCGGTGACGATATTGATGTTGTAGCTCAGTGCCATTTCCGTCATGGCCTGGCGCATGCCTGCGGTGTGCTCCGCCAAATGGCGCATGGCATCGGACGGGCTCATCCCCTCGTACATGCGGATGAGAGGAGCGTTGAACAACTCCGGAAAGAGAATGATGTCCGACTTGTAGGCACTGACCGTGTCCACGAAGAATTCCACTTGCTGCATGAAGTCATCGAATGAGTCAAAGCGACGCATCTCCCACTGGACCACGCCGAGACGGGCAATGGATTTGGTCCGCCCCACCAGCCGCGTCCTCTTCTGATAGTAGATGTTGATCCACTCAAGAAGCACGGCGTTGCCGCGAGACATGTGATCACCGGGCCAGTAGTCGTCGAGCAGGTTGCGAACGTGGAAATCGTTGGACAGCTGGAAGGTGAGCACAGAATCGTAGATTTCGCGGTTCTTGACCTTCAGGATGTATTCCTGCGGCGTCATCTCGGTTGAGACCTTGTGATAGCCGGGGATGCGCCCGCCAAGCAGGATGCCCTTGAGATTGAGATTCTCGGCGATTTCCTTACGCGCATCATACAAGCGACGACCAAGCCGCATCCCCCGGTATTCCGGGTCCACGAAGACCTCAATGCCGTAGAGATAGTCGCCTTCCGGGTCGTGGGACTTGAAGGTTCCGTTGGCGATAATCTGATTATAGGTGTGCTGATCACCAAAAAGGCTGAAATCGATAATCATGGACAAGGCGATGCCCACAGGCTCTCCATTGTCCTCGATGCACACCTGCCCTTCGGGAAAGAGGCTGATCAGCAGAGCGATCTGCTCCCGCGTCCAGGGAGTGTCGAGCCCTTTGTAGACCCGCTTGTAGATACCACGCAGAGCTTCGTAGTCGTCCATGCGCAGATTGCGGGTTTGCAATTTGTGTTCAGTCTCTTCGATCATGATCGGCTCCGTCATTATCCGATTTGTATGTCCGCGAGAAAGAGCCTGGCACACGTCGTTAGCACTCTCACTCATTCTGCGGGAGGCTATATACGTACGCAGAGAAATGGCAAGGCTAAATCGCGCACGCCCTTAACCGCCCACAAACAAAGACGTTGAACCGTTCGCACTGTGATGATTACAGCATACAATCAGAGCTCTCACTTTGCCCATCCGCATCACCGGTCGCCGCTCTGTCCTTTTTCATTATTGTTTTCCACCGGTCATTACCAAACGACAAGCAAAGCAACGCCCACAAACTGCACTGTGAGGACAACAGCAAGCTTGTTAAGCGGAAAGAATGGAGGCAGGTTTTTATTTTACCCTTTTCTCTGGAATTTCCTGACGCGCCATAAAACCAAAAGGCATCGGTAGATAATACCGGAGCCTTTTGATTTAAAACTTATAATGGACCAGTTCGGTCCGATGGGGGAGAAGGAAGGGAAGCGCTGGGAAGGACTCTGCGTGGCGCTCTAGGCAAGACTTAGCTTGAGAGCGATATCGAACATAGAGTCATGAAATAGGTATGGTGTCCCCCTAATTCGCACCGGGAAGAACGATACGACGGATTCTGGGCATGAAAAACTGAAAACCGATATCATATCAGAAGTCAAGAAATAGGTATGGTGTCCCCCTAATTCTCCTTAATTCTCCTAATTCTCCTAATTCTAAAGCAATTTTTCGAGTTTATGTAGTGTTTCTGCTGCCTCTTTTAATAATTTTGTTTCATCAGGATCACCTTCATCTCTCATCGATGGGTCGTCGTAGTAATCCTCAACATAATAGTACAGGTTGTTAAGTGCTTCATATTCTTCGTGTTTCATCTTTCCTGAGCATCTTAAATATATTATAGTGTATACATTCGCAAAATCTTTTGCATTAATTCTGTGCCTAGTAAAGCACCTAATTATATCAATATATGTATATATATGCGAGCCTACCATTACATCCTTCCTCTAGTTATGAGATTCTTTACTTGATCCATATTTAGCTCCCAAACGCTTAAATGAAGAATGGGGTCAGGTCTTTTATTTTAGCGTTTTAGCCACAAAAACATCCATTCGCTTCGAAATCCACTCAATGCTCCACAAGCCAAAACGACCAAAAACATGCTTTCATTTCAGCACAATATACGCATTCCAGTATCAAATCGCAAAACAATTCCCCGACACGAGACGGCCAGGGGGCTATTCTTGAAGTGTGACAATGGGGTCAGGTCTTTTATTTTAGCGTTTTGAACTGATGAGACTATTCATCACAGGAAGGTACACAGCGTCGACACGCAACGAAAAAAACGGTCACAGCGTTAGCTGTAACCGTTTGAATTTCTTTGGCGTCCCCAAGGGGGTTTGAACCCCTGTTGCCGGCGTGAGAGGCCGGAGTCCTAGGCCACTAGACGATGGGGACGCCCTGACGCACGTAGTTCGCACCACGTCGCGGACCGTCTTTTTGCTGAATCGCGCCCTTATTGTCAACATCTTTTTATCATGAACCGCTTGATTTTCCCAGTCACTACCTGTCCCGTCAACAGCAGCACCGGGTGCGGCAGCGGTTCGTTCACGTCCCCATCACTTCAAGAGGGGCATTTTTCATCCTCATTCCCCATCCCGTAATCATCCCCATGCCACAAATCATCCAATGGTTTTCCAAACGCCCAAGAACTGCTAAAGTATATAACTAATAATCCCAAATTGCTGTGAGGATATATGCCCGCCATCCGCAAAATCGAAGTCATCCCAGGGGTTCACTGGGTGGAGATTCGCGAAGCCGATCTCTATATCCTCTGCGGTTGTCCGGCCGACAGTGTGAAGCATCTCATGAAACGGGGTCTGATCATCCCCGAAATCAAAGACGGAAAACAAACCGAAACCGGCCCCAACGTCATTCTGCTCTCGGACACCCTGATCCAGAATGGAGCCTTCTCCAATCTTGCGGAATTTCCCGTGTTGCAGATGCTCTACCGCCAGGGGATCATCCTGCCCGGACATCCTAACAATACAGGGCAAAAGCCCCTGCTCATGGGCTCTGAATCGCAGGTCCAATCGCAACTGCGCTATATCCACCGAGGCAATTACGGCCTGTTCAACGAACAGGAGCTGATCGCCACGGGCCTGAGCCCCGACCGGGTCAATGCCGAAATGCGCATCAAGCTACGCTTCGCTTTCGATGACATTAAAAAACCCGAGGAATTTCTGGACACCCTGTCCATCGGCGAGACCTGCGTTGAAGTCCGCAACGGGGTCGGCATCTGTCGCAAGGGACACAACCTGTACGAATTCTCCTACGGCGATGAAACCGTGGAAGTGGATCTCCACCTGCCCCAGGGCACACAGTATCCTTCACCCTACCCCCTGTGCTTCCAGGATGTCGGGCGCGGCTATTTCGACATCATCCATTCCGGTGACGGAGACGGCTGGGACGTCAACCGACCGGCCATGTCCAGCGTGATCATGTATCAGGGCGAGGTCTACCTGATCGACGCTGGCCCCAACATCCAGCACACCCTTTCCGCACTGGGCATCGGGGTCAACGAAATCCGGGGCATCTTCCACACCCATGCCCACGATGACCATTTCTGTGGCCTGACCACACTCATGCAGGCCGACCACCGCATCCTGCATTTCGCAACCCCACACGTGCGCGCTTCCGTGGCCAAGAAATGGGCGGCCCTGCTGGCCCGACCCGAGAGCGAGTTCGCCTCCTACTTCAAACTGCACGACCTGATCGAGGACCAGTGGAACGATGTCCTGGGGCTGGAAGTCAAACCGGTTTTCTCGCCACACCCCGTGGAAACCACCATCATGTTCTTCCGCGCCCGGTCCGAAAGCGGCTACCGCACCTACGCCCACCTGGCGGACATCTCCAGCCGCCGGGTGCTGGACAACTTCCTGACCGACGACGATAACGCCTCCGGCCTTTCCAGGTCGCTCTACGACAAGGTCTGGAAAGATTACCTGACCTGCGTAGACGTCAAGAAGCTCGATATCGGTGGGGGGCTCATCCACGGCGAAGCCCAAGACTTCAGCCAGGACAACTCGGGCAAAATCATCCTCTCGCATACAGCCCGCCCGCTGAATGATACGGAGCGTGAAATCGGCTCCGGGGCGTCCTTCGGCATGGTCGACAGGCTCATCGAGGGCGACCAGGATTTCCTGCGTGCCAGCGCCTACCGACAGCTGCGCCGCAATCTGCCCGTGGTCAAAGACCATGAATTGCGGATGCTCATGAACAGCGAAATGATCAGCCTGAACCCGGGATCCATCCTGCTGCGCCGGGGTCAGACACACACGGATGTCTACCTCATGGTCACAGGGGTGACAGAGCGCATCGACAGCGAAAAGGGCCTGTCCAACCAATGTTCCGCCGGATCACTGCTGGCCGAACTGTCCGGCCTGGCGGGCCAGCCCTGCGCCGCCACTTACCGGGCCTTGACCCATGTCCGCGCCCTGCGCCTGCCTGCTGTTTTGTTCAAACAGGTCATTGCGGACAACAAGCTCGAAGCCTACTTCGACAACCTGCGCACCTGGCGCGACTTCCTGCGCCAGACCTGGCTGTTTGGCGGGGCCACCTCCTCGACAGTGCAGGATAAAATCGCAGGCAGCATGCTCTCCCTCAAATTCAAACCGGGGCAGGCCCTGGGGCACGGCACTGCCCCCGCCATCTACATCATCCACAAGGGGCAGGCCGAAGTCCGCTACGAGGATCGAGTGGTGGAGACCATCGGCCCCGGCGAATTCATCGGCGAGGGGTTCGTGCTGTTCAAAACCCCCTGCATCACAACAGGTATCGCCGTGACCGAACTAGACGTACTGCACATTCACGCCGGCATCCTGCGCGATGTTCCTGTGGTGCGCTGGAAACTGTTCGAGACCTTCCGCCGACGCATGCGATCCATCGTGGAAGCCACGGAAACCGGGCAAAGCATCTTTACCTGGCGCGAGGAATACAGCACGGGCGTGCCCAAGCAGAATGACGACCACAGGGAGCTGCTTGAAAAAGCCGAAGAGGTCCATAAATGCATCACCGAAAACAAGGGGCAGGGGGCCATCGGCGAGGCTCTGGATGAACTGATTCACTACACCACGGAGCACTTCAGCCGTGAGCTTGGCTGGTACAAGGACGAGGATTTCCCGGAACTGGAACACCACGCTCTGCTGCACGGCCAACTGTTGAATGAAATCCGCACCAAGGCCATGCGCATCAAGGCGGGTATCCCCAACCCGGATGTGGAATTCGTGACCTTCTTCAAGAACTGGCTCATCGACCACATCATGACCGAAGACCGCAAATTCGGCAGGCTAATGGAATTCAAGCAGGGCTAGAGCCAGAGGAACAACTCACTCCAAAAGCGGCTGTAGAGCCCCCGACCGCTTATGGCGTCGAGGGGACTTGTTCT is part of the Desulfovibrio ferrophilus genome and harbors:
- a CDS encoding bifunctional GNAT family N-acetyltransferase/carbon-nitrogen hydrolase family protein; this encodes MIEETEHKLQTRNLRMDDYEALRGIYKRVYKGLDTPWTREQIALLISLFPEGQVCIEDNGEPVGIALSMIIDFSLFGDQHTYNQIIANGTFKSHDPEGDYLYGIEVFVDPEYRGMRLGRRLYDARKEIAENLNLKGILLGGRIPGYHKVSTEMTPQEYILKVKNREIYDSVLTFQLSNDFHVRNLLDDYWPGDHMSRGNAVLLEWINIYYQKRTRLVGRTKSIARLGVVQWEMRRFDSFDDFMQQVEFFVDTVSAYKSDIILFPELFNAPLIRMYEGMSPSDAMRHLAEHTAGMRQAMTEMALSYNINIVTGSVPQLQEDGTLHNVSFLCRRDGTWDSQTKLHITPEEDAHWGFTGGHDLKVFDTDVGKIGILICYDVEFPELARLQTLKGMKMLLVPFWTDTKNGYLRVRRCAQARAIENECFVAISGSVGNIPKVETMGIQYSQSAIFTPSDFPFPHDAIASEVTPGIETTLITDVDLDLLKELRTQGSVRNVTSRRSDLYELRWIGDKK
- a CDS encoding colicin immunity domain-containing protein, which produces MVGSHIYTYIDIIRCFTRHRINAKDFANVYTIIYLRCSGKMKHEEYEALNNLYYYVEDYYDDPSMRDEGDPDETKLLKEAAETLHKLEKLL
- a CDS encoding bacteriohemerythrin, translated to MPAIRKIEVIPGVHWVEIREADLYILCGCPADSVKHLMKRGLIIPEIKDGKQTETGPNVILLSDTLIQNGAFSNLAEFPVLQMLYRQGIILPGHPNNTGQKPLLMGSESQVQSQLRYIHRGNYGLFNEQELIATGLSPDRVNAEMRIKLRFAFDDIKKPEEFLDTLSIGETCVEVRNGVGICRKGHNLYEFSYGDETVEVDLHLPQGTQYPSPYPLCFQDVGRGYFDIIHSGDGDGWDVNRPAMSSVIMYQGEVYLIDAGPNIQHTLSALGIGVNEIRGIFHTHAHDDHFCGLTTLMQADHRILHFATPHVRASVAKKWAALLARPESEFASYFKLHDLIEDQWNDVLGLEVKPVFSPHPVETTIMFFRARSESGYRTYAHLADISSRRVLDNFLTDDDNASGLSRSLYDKVWKDYLTCVDVKKLDIGGGLIHGEAQDFSQDNSGKIILSHTARPLNDTEREIGSGASFGMVDRLIEGDQDFLRASAYRQLRRNLPVVKDHELRMLMNSEMISLNPGSILLRRGQTHTDVYLMVTGVTERIDSEKGLSNQCSAGSLLAELSGLAGQPCAATYRALTHVRALRLPAVLFKQVIADNKLEAYFDNLRTWRDFLRQTWLFGGATSSTVQDKIAGSMLSLKFKPGQALGHGTAPAIYIIHKGQAEVRYEDRVVETIGPGEFIGEGFVLFKTPCITTGIAVTELDVLHIHAGILRDVPVVRWKLFETFRRRMRSIVEATETGQSIFTWREEYSTGVPKQNDDHRELLEKAEEVHKCITENKGQGAIGEALDELIHYTTEHFSRELGWYKDEDFPELEHHALLHGQLLNEIRTKAMRIKAGIPNPDVEFVTFFKNWLIDHIMTEDRKFGRLMEFKQG